From one Chanodichthys erythropterus isolate Z2021 chromosome 3, ASM2448905v1, whole genome shotgun sequence genomic stretch:
- the c3h16orf89 gene encoding UPF0764 protein C16orf89 homolog, with translation MWFPFLVLLFLSSTVDLSKQEVIDNILMSLFKGITYFEMQGRNINLDGVVGYIILQEQLREATRTWPHSDFLSLSQRAAAVSMLKRLNKSLSTAVHALQETDHNYFKEFEPILDSSFWSLPAEWSSTDSSLVYTSVRSMECYDEHLSDKCMTLLLGTWKDNGTPCIVTKSCRDTMTQFGCPHYSLSHQLLYFMIGTMKGCSRMLNGDLRLSRVNITVEHYKRIFCSNMMKSNQDIFKNGLTGQMQDIFIENILLCGLVGFSDFYKLDWLQSILTWQDQEVGCFGKEEDISQVFEEFLDAPHKRVKRREKTLTDGCSSHMTGVAVSALGGFLNYYLSEQDITKRPLI, from the exons ATGTGGTTTCCTTTCCTTGTACTTCTTTTTCTCTCGTCTACAGTTGATTTATCAAAGCAGGAAGTGATTGATAACATACTTATGAGTTTATTCAAGGGAATCACATACTTTGAGATGCAGGGCAGAAACATCAACCTGGACGGTGTTGTTGGATACATAATACTTCAAG AGCAGCTGCGGGAGGCAACACGAACTTGGCCGCATTCAGATTTTCTGAGTCTCTCTCAGCGCGCAGCTGCCGTTTCTATGCTGAAGAGACTGAACAAGAGCCTTTCTACTGCCGTCCACGCTCTTCAGGAGACAGACCACAATTACTTCAAAG AGTTTGAGCCCATTTTGGACAGCTCCTTTTGGTCCCTGCCTGCAGAATGGAGCTCCACAGACTCCTCGCTGGTTTATACCTCAGTGAGGTCTATGGAGTGCTACGATGAGCACCTGAGTGACAAGTGCATGACTCTGCTTCTAGGAACATG GAAAGACAATGGAACCCCATGTATTGTGACTAAGTCTTGTAGAGACACAATGACACAGTTTGGATGTCCACACTATTCCCTGTCTCACCAGCTACTGTACTTCATGATAGGAACAATG AAAGGGTGCTCCAGAATGCTCAATGGGGACCTGAGATTGTCTCGTGTCAACATAACTGTGGAACATTATAAGAGAATCTTCTGCTCCAACATGATGAAAAGCAACCAGGATATTTTCAAGAATGGTCTTACTGGCCAAATGCAGGACATCTTTATAGAAAACA ttcTTTTATGTGGTTTAGTGGGATTCTCAGACTTCTATAAACTGGATTGGTTACAGTCTATTCTGACATGGCAAGATCAAGAAGTGGGATGTTTTGGCAAAGAAG AAGACATCTCCCAGGTCTTTGAGGAATTTTTGGATGCACCCCACAAACGGGTGAAAAGAAGGGAAAAAACACTGACAG ATGGCTGCTCAAGTCATATGACAGGAGTTGCAGTGAGCGCATTGGGAGGTTTTCTCAACTATTACCTTTCAGAGCAGGACATAACGAAGAGACCCTTAATTTAA